The Quercus lobata isolate SW786 chromosome 4, ValleyOak3.0 Primary Assembly, whole genome shotgun sequence genome segment TGTTACAATAATGTGATTTCGATGAAGCTTTGAATATTTTCACCTAATTTCTAAGAACCACCTCTCAGGAAGTTGAGGTGGTAGAAATTTGATGCTGCTTTCATGAAGCCTTCTCATCTGCAAAACCATATACTGATTGGATAAGTTGTGGTAGTTTTGGTAAGATAGATGATTTTTTCTTGTATGGGGAACATTAAAGTGACTGTAGAGCATCCGGTTGTTAATGTAGATTCTCAGTCCTTACCTTTCCTTGTTACTCATGTTAACATCTATGATGGTAATATAGTATTCATCTTACATTATGATCTGTTGGTTTGAATGTATTTTGAGAAGCTTAGAATTTAGATATTCTGCATGGTTTTCACatatgtttgtaatttttttttttttttttgggattaattTTCAAACGCTAGTCTGGCTGCTGGaattatatgtttaaattcACTGCTTTgcataattttaattgaaatttcttGCCATGTTATTCTGTTCTCCAATATTCAGTCTTTCCATTGTATTTCTACGGCTTGTTCACTTGAACTAAGGTATAAATAATATTCTTTCCAGATCAATAAAAGAGGTGAAACAGTGGATGAGAAGATCAAAAGGCTTGATGTTGAGCTTAGTAGATATAAAGAGCAGATCAAGAAAACGAGACCTGGCCCTGCTCAAGAAGCTGTTAAAGCTCGAGCCATGAGGGTTCTCAAGCAAAAGAGAATGTAGGTGCCTCTTCTAATGTTATTGCGTCTTTATTGCACTTTTATCTGGGGATAACATTCTGCATGTGCTGTAATTTATGTGCAATAGTTCTTCTTGAAAGAAAAATGCATAGTGTGGGCAGAGTACTAGGTGGTTAGATTTAACATAGTTTGAAAAGCTTTGTATTTGATGGGAATCCTTCAAGCAGGTTTGAATGGGTAAAGAGCTTAACTTTTAGAGAGTATGTTTAGGTGATAAAGATAAAGCTGTGTTGAAGACACAGGGAAGAAAGGTTAAACATTTCAAGTTATAATCATTAAGGGGGAAGAAGTTTTTACAGTTTTGAGGATATTTGTCAAAAACGAAAAGGCTGTTATGGTTTTAAGGATAAAATAGGTTTATTAAAGACTTATACATAACAAGTTAAAGAACAACCACAGAAACATTATGGAAAATTGAAGTCATTATTTATGCAGTAATGCTGGGGGGTTATAggtctccaaaaaaataaaagagaatcattttaatttgaaaattgacctattcattttttttataagtaatttttttaatggtatagAAGAACCACATCCAAATACACAGGTTGTGTACTTGAAAGGTAACACAAATCAagatcatttatttttaatcattaaGAAGGATGCGAGATatggaaaattttgttatcCTCTCTTATTGGACAAACGCATGATGTTTAAGtcatgattgtcttgttaaggGTTTTAATATAATTTGGTGTCGATAGTGTCACTTTGGTTCAAAATACCAATGTGTTTTTGGACACTTGATTAAGTTGATTTTGGTTTACAAGAGACGGCTTCTTACTTTATGATATGAAACCCAATATTGGCTTATTGATACACATTAACTTTTTTAGTGAATGGATTAATCTATATTTCTGTGCATCTAGATTTTTTCCCAATGTTAGTGCATGGATAACTTTGGCTAAACCAAAGTGCCATGAAGTGACGTAACATTAACTTTCACATTATTGGAATTTATCTATACCATTGGTTCAATTACATGATATCTTTCGACGTTAATAAATCAATACAACATGTGACGTTGCTATGTTTTGTAGTGTCAATACCTTGGTGTCTTTTACCAGTGTTAATGCCACTATGGGTTCCCTTTCAGTATTAAAACTTACTACGTCTTGCTGGACTTGCATTAGTATATTGATGGTTCCCTAGAGGTAGGCTAAGGACATTCATGCAGAAAAGTCATCCCTAAAGAGTTCTTCATGGGTTTGtcaataatcaatttaataagATGGTTAAAGTGAAGATTAGCCTCTTTCTCTGTGATATACTTTGTTGAATGGAATGTGTATATGAGTATGCAATACAGCTTGGACCATATGTTGTTATTTTCTCCATGATTTATACAATCTATTAAGTCTCTGCACAGGTATGAAGGACAACGGGACATGCTGTACAATCAGACATTCAATCTTGATCAAGTTTCCTTTGCATCTGAGGGTATTAAAGATGCTCAGCAAACAGTATGTCCTaaggagcttttttttttttttttttcccttacagatgtttattattgaaaattgacCTTAATGAGCTCTTTTAGAATGGCCATTTGTGTGACTGGACTGAACCACACTATGGGTAATTATagaattacttatttttttggttcaattgaGTGGCTTCCTAAAAATTTACTTAaggctctgtttgtttcagcataACAAGTTTTCAGTTGAAAAAAATTTCGGGGAAAATTGCTTATTTTCCGCTGTTTGGATGCAACTCTAAGAAATACTAAATGCagttaatataaattttgtaacattttctgatttttttgatagtctccaattaaaaggaaatattttttcaatttttgttatagcTAAATTTGTATTGGCAATTATATAATTATGtataatcaaaaaaattattaagagccttttttcttttctactagCGTTTGGTTATACTTTGGAAACATTTTCTGGCATTTTCTTCATatggaaaatctttttttttttttttttaatgatttgataacataattataacaacttttattcactacttaaatatcaataTGAAAGGAGTAAAAAATCAacttaaaaatcatttttaagaaGAGATACATACATAAGGCATAACCAAGGAATTTGTAGATCTCAATATATCTTGGTTacttaagaaagaaaaatagtcaAGAAATGtatagcaaaataaaaatattaagagaaacccaaagaaaaaatgacAGAGATATCTGGGAAAAAAAGTGAGGCGGCATAGAGAGGGGGGTTAGGCAAAAATGGAGATTGGGGGGTGGGGAGGATTACACAAGTCCATCTTTGAGGGActtcccccacccccacccccccacgGATGACTAATACTGTCAAGCACCCCAAACGCATGAAAGTGGAACATTTTGTGCAAAAGGTTTATGCTGAAACAAACAGGGCCTATAAGTGGAGGGTTCCTGAGGCTGACTTGGGATTAAGATTTGTGAATAGTGTTATCATGCTTCATCCATTGCCAAGAGCAAATGCATCTGAATACGTGCTTAGtatctataatttattaattattttttgatccAGTTGCTCAAAGTGATGGAACTGAATGCTACTAAATGGCACACACTAGATATTTAAATCTCTGTTCTATATATCCCATGGACTTCAACCGTATTATAGCTTAGTTTGCCTGTTGAATTGTATCATAAACTTGTAACATAATTTATATAGTCAGACACATAAAAGGATGCAATTTATAGTTTTCAGCTATTCTGTTTATAAATGGGTTTAGATGAATTACGAATTTGGACTAAGTTTCTAGTATCACTTTGTACCGGTTTTGGAGTACTGGGGTTGTGCTGTTTTCACCTTCAAACATTTGTTTTTCTTGGTAGGGCCCCAAGGGGCATAGTTCAAGGCAGCTCAGGCGGAGCTTTATATGTACCCTGATTGGAACCTGCTGCCTACCTCATGAGAGGTAGGGGACGAACTATTTGTCACTAGGGCCGgattctttataaatatatgttgAATCTAGGTTCTGGACTCTTATTCCTTGTCCATTCAGGTTATAAGAGAGAGATGCCCTAGATTCATGTTTAGGGAACCAGATTGTAAAGTTAGTTCTATATTTTGTCacaaattgaatttgttttcttatcTCCAGATGTCAGCCTTGAAATCTGCAAACAAGGAGTTGAAAGGAATGATGAAAACTGTGAAGATTCAAGACATTGATGTATGTAATCATTTGATATCTTTTTTCACACTTACCTTCCATGCTTTACTGCCTTGAGAATTTCTGGTACTGAACAGTTGATTTTTCTGATTGTAGAACTTGCAAGATGAGATGATGGACCTAATGGATGTGAGTTCTGAAATTCAAGAGAGCCTGGGTAGAAGCTATAGTGTGCCAGATGACATTGATGAGGACGACCTTATGGGTGgtcagtttttttattattatcaatatcgagggagattttttttatgattcttttcagATATAAAATGTTTCTGATTTTAATTGGCCCAATGACTATTTGATGTTGGAAGTTCTAATTCCTGGAAATAGTGTTGAAaactttattattaattaatgtgtGCTGGACAGGGTTGTAGGTGTTATGCTAATTCATGTAGGATGAATAGGCCTTGTCCTatcttttatattaaaaaaaaaaaaaaataggccTTGTTAATCTAATCTGCTAATTCTTAAGTAATGATCTGATCTGACCAACTTTATTAATATACTCGTGTCCTATTCCAacgattttttcttttgggcagAACTTGATGCTTTGGAAGCGGACATGGGAACTGAAGCTGATGGGGTGCCCTCTTATCTCCAACCTGATACAGAATCCAATTTGGATTCGGAACTCAACTTGCCTTCAGCGCCCACAGGACAAGCAGCTGTACCAGCTGGCAGATCCAATGCCCAGGTAAATTCCATTGATTTTTTGCAGAAACAATTGGTGCAGGATATTAGAGTTTTTTGTTGAATTGAGGAAAATTGTGAGTAAGGAACCCTTGAATTTCATGAGAAGGTTCTGCTAATTAACCCTCCTTTTGGATCCTCCACAAATATCCGACTTCTTGATTTCTGACTACAAAAAAGTTGTTTAGCACTGTTGCTTAGTTGTTTGATAACTCCACTTAAATGTGATTCTGGTGAATCACTTATCAAAACTGActacaaaaaagtaaaatagtaGTACATTTTTTTGACATGCTACGaaaagttattttctttttaacaatGAAAAATCTCAcatttctcactctctctctctcctcctgacTGCCTTACTGGCCATACACTCACCGCGTTCATCAGTCTCTGCCCCTTTTGGGCCAATGTCCACTGTCAGCACTGCCTACAAACACCACATATTGCCTCCATCGCCACCATCAATCAATGACACCACCCTGACCAACCCACCACCCACAACCCCAATATTGCCTCCATTGTGAATAACTTCTCCAATGGCCAGCAGTGTTAGTGATTAACCCAATATTACACTAGCATAGATATTGTATTTTGTATTGGggaaaaaaactattataacAAATGCAACTTCAATTTTCAGATTCTGACAATTACTGTTTTCAGCATTACACCAAACATTACTTCTTAGCTTAATAACTGTTAAGAAATacatttaacttttttattgcATTCTTTTTCAAGGTTAAACGGCAGAagtttaacttttttattgCACTTTTAAGTAACATTTTGTACCAACGTCTGCATGTCTCATTTACTAATTCGTCTGCAAACCATGATGCTGACAGGCTGAGGACGAACTGGGTTTACCTACTGTGCCTCGGGCATCTCTTCGTGGTTAGGAATTGCTACTTTCTGTTGTGCATTGACTTATAATTTGAGGGGAAGCTGGATATGAAGCAATTTCTTGTAAACATTGTGCAGAACTGAACTTTGATTGATAGAGTGTTTTACGTTTTGTTGTTGGCTATTTCCCATTGATTGGATTTTCATAATAagcattactttttttccctttttttttttttggggggggggggggggggggggggggggggggggttgtgaAGGATACTTTGAGAAGAATAAAGAAGGGGTTACATACTTggcctaaaaaaagaaaagaaaaattgaagggTGTGTTTGGAATTGCTAATAATTGCATATTTGTCCGAGTTGTAGTGATAGTTGAGCTGTTATATAATCTTTGATGTTTGATGACTCTGTTGATGTTTTTCGTCTGTGTGATTGGATGTTGTAGTCGTGTTTATGCTTTACAATGTTGTTGGTACTGACTAATGATGACAGTCCGTTGTTAATGTGTGCATAAGGTTGTGTAGTTTAAATATAAGAGCTGGCTATGACAATTTTGATGGAGTTGTGGGTAGAATATGTGTGTAAGTACAAGTGGTACTTAGTTTCGTATTGAATTGATTCATGGTGGGAGTGTGTCGGTGTAAGATGTGATCCTGGTGAAATATCAGAGTAAAGATAATTGCGTTGAAGTTACTGTTAGGCTTAATGTTGTATTGCTGTCCATACTTGAATGATAAAttaataagatattattttcattgaaaaaagaTTAGAAATGATGCATGATGttgtgaaagaaaaaggaaaatgttgcATGCAACGGCAATATTAAAGGACAAGTATGATACCCATGTTCGCTGTTAAATTTTTGAGCTGTTGATGTAGAAACTGAGTGGAAGGGATATGATTTTCAGAAGAACTTGTGGAACCTCCATGGGCTGGGAGATCTATTATTTAGATGGCATTGGCACTGTTGCCTGTTACAATAATGTGATTTCGATGAAGCTTTGAATATTTTCACCTAATTTCTAAGAACCACCTCTCAGGAAGTTGAGGTGGTAGAAATTTGATGCTGCTTTCATGAAGCCTTCTCATCTGCAAAACCATATACTGATTAGATAAGTTGTGGTAGTTTTGGTAAGATAGATGATTTTTTCTTGTATGGGGAACATTAAAGTGACTGTAGAGCATCCGGTTGTTAATGTAGATTCTCAGTCCTTACCTTTCCTTGTTACTCATGTTAACATCTATGATGGTAATATAGTATTCATCTTACATTATGATCTGTTGGTTTGAATGTATTTTGAGAAGCTTAGAATTTAGATATTCTGCATGGTTTTCTCatatgtttgtaatttttttttttttttttttgggattaattTTCAAACGCTAGTCTGGCTGCTGGaattatatgtttaaattcACTGCTTTgcataattttaattgaaatttcttGCCATGTTATTCTGTTCTCCAATATTCAGTCTTTCCATTGTATTTCTACGGCTTGTTCACTTGAACTAAGGTATAAATAATATTCTTTCCAGATCAATAAAAGAGGTGAAACAGTGGATGAGAAGATCAAAAGGCTTGATGTTGAGCTTAGTAGATATAAAGAGCAGATCAAGAAAACGAGACCTGGCCCTGCTCAAGAAGCTGTTAAAGCTCGAGCCATGAGGGTTCTCAAGCAAAAGAGAATGTAGGTGCCTCTTCTAATGTTATTGCGTCTTTATTGCACTTTTATCTGGGGATAACATTCTGCATGTGCTGTAATTTATGTGCAATAGTTCTTCTTGAAAGAAAAATGCATAGTGTGGGCAGAGTACTAGGTGGTTAGATTTAACATAGTTTGAAAAGCTTTGTATTTGATGGGAATCCTTCAAGCAGGTTTGAATGGGTAAAGAGCTTAACTTTTAGAGAGTATGTTTAGGTGATAAAGATAAAGCTGTGTTGAAGACACAGGGAAGAAAGGTTAAACATTTCAAGTTATAATCATTAAGGGGGAAGAAGTTTTTACAGTTTTGAGGATATTTGTCAAAAACGAAAAGGCTGTTATGGTTTTAAGGATAAAATAGGTTTATTAAAGACTTATACATAACAAGTTAAAGAACAACCACAGAAACATTATGGAAAATTGAAGTCATTATTTATGCAGTAATGCTGGGGGGTTATAggtctccaaaaaaataaaagagaatcattttaatttgaaaattgacctattcattttttttataagtaatttttttaatggtatagAAGAACCACATCCAAATACACAGGTTGTGTACTTGAAAGGTAACACAAATCAagatcatttatttttaatcattaaGAAGGATGCGAGATatggaaaattttgttatcCTCTCTTATTGGACAAACGCATGATGTTTAAGtcatgattgtcttgttaaggGTTTTAATATAATTTGGTGTCGATAGTGTCACTTTGGTTCAAAATACCAATGTGTTTTTGGACACTTGATTAAGTTGATTTTGGTTTACAAGAGACGGCTTCTTACTTTATGATATGAAACCCAATATTGGCTTATTGATACACATTAACTTTTTTAGTGAATGGATTAATCTATATTTCTGTGCATCTAGATTTTTTCCCAATGTTAGTGCATGGATAACTTTGGCTAAACCAAAGTGCCATGAAGTGACGTAACATTAACTTTCACATTATTGGAATTTATCTATACCATTGGTTCAATTACATGATATCTTTCGACGTTAATAAATCAATACAACATGTGACGTTGCTATGTTTTGTAGTGTCAATACCTTGGTGTCTTTTACCAGTGTTAATGCCACTATGGGTTCCCTTTCAGTATTAAAACTTACTACGTCTTGCTGGACTTGCATTAGTATATTGATGGTTCCCTAGAGGTAGGCTAAGGACATTCATGCAGAAAAGTCATCCCTAAAGAGTTCTTCATGGGTTTGtcaataatcaatttaataagATGGTTAAAGTGAAGATTAGCCTCTTTCTCTGTGATATACTTTGTTGAATGGAATGTGTATATGAGTATGCAATACAGCTTGGACCATATGTTGTTATTTTCTCCATGATTTATACAATCTATTAAGTCTCTGCACAGGTATGAAGGACAACGGGACATGCTGTACAATCAGACATTCAATCTTGATCAAGTTTCCTTTGCATCTGAGGGTATTAAAGATGCTCAGCAAACAGTATGTCCTaaggagcttttttttttttttttttcccttacagatgtttattattgaaaattgacCTTAATGAGCTCTTTTAGAATGGCCATTTGTGTGACTGGACTGAACCACACTATGGGTAATTATagaattacttatttttttggttcaattgaGTGGCTTCCTAAAAATTTACTTAaggctctgtttgtttcagcataACAAGTTTTCAGTTGAAAAAAATTTCGGGGAAAATTGCTTATTTTCCGCTGTTTGGATGCAACTCTAAGAAATACTAAATGTagttaatataaattttgtaacattttctgatttttttgatagtctccaattaaaaggaaatattttttcaatttttgttatagcTAAAATTGTATTGGCAATTATATAATTATGtataatcaaaaaaattattaagagcctttttcttttctactagagtttggttatattttggaaacattttctgGCATTTTCTTCATATggaaaatcttttattttttattttttatttttaatgatttgataacataattataacaacttttattcactacttaaatatcaatatgaaagaagtaaaaaatcaacttaaaaatcatttttaagaaGAGATACATACATAAGGTATAACCAAGGAATTTGTATATCTCAATATATCTTGGTTacttaagaaagaaaaatagtcaAGAAATGtatagcaaaataaaaatattaagagaaacccaaagaaaaaatgacAGAGATATCTGGGAAAAAAAGTGAGGCGGCATAGAGAGGGGGGTTAGGCAAAAATGGAGATTGGGGGGTGGGGAGGATTACACAAGTCCATCTTTGAGAGActtcccccacccccaccccccccggATGACTAATACTGTCAAGCACCCCAAACGCATGAAAGTGGAACATTTTGTGCAAAAGGTTTATGCTGAAACAAACAGGGCCTATAAGTGGAGGGTTCCTGAGGCTGACTTGGGATTAAGATTTGTGAATAGTGTTATCATGCTTCATCCATTGCCAAGAGCAAATGCATCTGAATACGTGCTTAGtatctataatttattaattattttttgatccAGTTGCTCAAAGTGATGGAACTGAATGCTACTAAATGGCACACACTAGATATTTAAATCTTTGTTCTATATATCCCATGGACTTCAACCGTATTATAGCTTAGTTTGCCTGTTGAATTGTATCATAATATAACTTGTAACATAATTTATATAGTCAGACACATAAAAGGATGCAATTTATAGTTTTCAGCTATTCTGTTTATAAATGGGTTTAGATGAATTACGAATTTGGACTAAGTTTCTAGTATCACTTTGTACCGGTTTTGGAGTACTGGGGTTGTGCTGTTTTCACCTTCAAACATTTGTTTTTCTTGGTAGGGCCCCAAGGGGCATAGTTCAAGGCAGCTCAGGCGGAGCTTTATATGTACCCTGATTGGAACCTGCTGCCTACCTCATGAGAGGTAGGGGACGAACTATTTGTCACTAGGGCCGgattctttataaatatatgttgAATCTAGGTTCTGGACTCTTATTCCTTGTCCATTCAGGTTATAAGAGAGAGATGCCCTAGATTCATGTTTAGGGAACCAGATTGTAAAGTTAGTTCTATATTTTGTCacaaattgaatttgttttcttatcTCCAGATGTCAGCCTTGAAATCTGCAAACAAGGAGTTGAAAGGAATGATGAAAACTGTGAAGATTCAAGACATTGATGTATGTAATCATTTGATATCTTTTTTCACACTTACCTTCCATGCTTTACTGCCTTGAGAATTTCTGGTACTGAACAGTTGATTTTTCTGATTGTAGAACTTGCAAGATGAGATGATGGACCTAATGGATGTGAGTTCTGAAATTCAAGAGAGCCTGGGTAGAAGCTATAGTGTGCCAGATGACATTGATGAGGACGACCTTATGGGTGgtcagtttttttattattatcaatatcgagggagattttttttatgattcttttcagACATAAAATGTTTCTGATTTTAATTGGCCCAATGACTATTTGATGTTGGAAGTTCTAATTCCTGGAAATAGTGTTGAAaactttattattaattaatgtgtGCTGGACAGGGTTGTAGGTGTTATGCTAATTCATGTAGGATGAATAGGCCTTGTCCTatcttttatattaaaaaaaaaaaaaaataggccTTGTTAATCTAATCTGCTAATTCTTAAGTAATGATCTGATCTGACCAACTTTATTAATATACTCGTGTCCTATTCCAacgattttttcttttgggcagAACTTGATGCTTTGGAAGCGGACATGGGAACTGAAGCTGATGGGGTGCCCTCTTATCTCCAACCTGATACAGAATCCAATTTGGATTCGGAACTCAACTTGCCTTCAGCGCCCACAGGACAAGCAGCTGTACCAGCTGGCAGATCCAATGCCCAGGTAAATTCCATTGATTTTTTGTAGAAACAATTGGTGCAGGATATTAGAGTTTTTTGTTGAATTGAGGAAAATTGTGAGGAAGGAACCCTTGAATTTCATGAGAAGGTTCTGCTAATTAACCCTCCTTTTGGATCCTCCACAAATATCTGACTTCTTGATTTCTGACTACATAAAAGTTGTTTAGCACTGTTGCTTAGTTGTTTGATAACTCCACTTAAATGTGATTCTGGTGAATCACTTATCAAAACTGACtacaaaaatgtaaaatagtagTAGTCCATTTTTTTGACATGCTACGaaaagttattttctttttaacaatGAAAAATCTCAcatttctcactctctctctctctcctcctgacTGCCTTACTGGCCATACACTCACCGCATTCATCAGTCCCTGCCCCTTTTGGGCCAATGTCCACTGTCAGCACTGCCTACAAACACCACATATTGCCTCCATCGCCACCATCAATCAATGACACCACCCTGACCAACCCACCACCCACAACCCCAATAGCTACTTCAAATCAACCAACAAATCTTTATCCATAAATTACCCAAGGTTGTGAATAACTTCTCCAATGGCCAGCAGTGTTAGTGATTAACCCAATATTACACTAGCATAGATATTGTATT includes the following:
- the LOC115984212 gene encoding vacuolar protein sorting-associated protein 60.1-like, producing MRVLKQKRMYEGQRDMLYNQTFNLDQVSFASEGIKDAQQTMSALKSANKELKGMMKTVKIQDIDNLQDEMMDLMDVSSEIQESLGRSYSVPDDIDEDDLMGELDALEADMGTEADGVPSYLQPDTESNLDSELNLPSAPTGQAAVPAGRSNAQAEDELGLPTVPRASLRG
- the LOC115984211 gene encoding vacuolar protein sorting-associated protein 60.1, which gives rise to MKRVFGVKKDKEPPPSINDASDRINKRGETVDEKIKRLDVELSRYKEQIKKTRPGPAQEAVKARAMRVLKQKRMYEGQRDMLYNQTFNLDQVSFASEGIKDAQQTMSALKSANKELKGMMKTVKIQDIDNLQDEMMDLMDVSSEIQESLGRSYSVPDDIDEDDLMGELDALEADMGTEADGVPSYLQPDTESNLDSELNLPSAPTGQAAVPAGRSNAQAEDELGLPTVPRASLRG